A genomic window from Terrisporobacter glycolicus ATCC 14880 = DSM 1288 includes:
- a CDS encoding pyridoxal phosphate-dependent aminotransferase, which produces MNVNHGANLYDLSKQYGFSKDEFLDFSSNINPFGTSTLAKEYVINNINMVSVYPDPEYVELKKSISSYCNCNKDNMVLGSGATELISSFISTITPKKAVLLSPIYSEYEKELKKIDCEIVKYFSREYNDFEIDPVEFVDFINKHEYDLIVICNPNNPTGFSFSKFEIEIILKNTNAFVMVDETYIEFTNTSIYSSTPLVDQYNNLFVIRGTSKFFSTPGIRLGYGLIGNESIKNEINKNLDLWNINIIASSMGEIMFTDNNYISNCVDIILNERNYIYNSLCEFNNLTVYESKGNFILCKLKDKTITASELREKLIPKKIIIRDCQSFDGLDEYFFRVCVLKPEDNRYLINSLKEILY; this is translated from the coding sequence ATGAATGTAAATCATGGTGCTAATTTATATGATTTGTCAAAACAATATGGTTTTTCAAAAGATGAATTTTTAGACTTCAGCTCTAATATTAATCCATTTGGCACATCAACTTTAGCAAAGGAATATGTAATTAATAATATAAATATGGTATCAGTTTATCCTGATCCAGAATATGTTGAATTAAAAAAATCAATTTCATCTTATTGCAATTGTAATAAAGATAACATGGTTTTAGGAAGTGGTGCTACAGAACTTATATCTTCCTTTATAAGTACTATTACTCCTAAAAAGGCAGTTCTTCTTTCCCCAATATATTCAGAATATGAAAAAGAACTTAAGAAAATTGATTGTGAAATAGTTAAGTATTTCTCTAGGGAATACAATGATTTTGAAATAGATCCTGTGGAATTTGTTGATTTTATAAATAAGCATGAATATGATTTAATCGTCATTTGCAATCCTAATAATCCAACAGGTTTCTCTTTTTCTAAATTTGAAATAGAAATTATATTAAAAAATACCAATGCTTTTGTTATGGTTGATGAAACATATATTGAATTTACAAATACTAGTATTTATTCTTCCACACCTTTAGTTGATCAATATAACAACTTATTTGTAATTAGAGGTACTTCTAAATTTTTCTCCACACCTGGTATTAGATTAGGATATGGGTTAATTGGCAATGAAAGTATAAAAAATGAAATCAACAAGAATCTTGATTTATGGAATATAAATATTATTGCTTCATCTATGGGTGAAATAATGTTCACTGACAATAATTATATTTCCAATTGCGTAGATATAATTTTAAACGAAAGAAATTATATATATAATTCTTTATGTGAATTTAATAATCTTACAGTTTATGAAAGTAAAGGTAATTTTATATTATGTAAATTAAAAGATAAAACTATAACAGCTAGTGAACTTAGAGAAAAGCTAATACCTAAAAAAATTATAATAAGAGACTGCCAGTCCTTTGACGGACTGGATGAATATTTCTTTAGAGTATGCGTTTTAAAACCAGAAGATAATAGATATCTTATTAATTCTTTAAAAGAAATTTTATATTAA
- the hpt gene encoding hypoxanthine phosphoribosyltransferase, with protein MYKLNGVLYSAEEIKDKVKELASQIEKDYAGEELLVVGILKGASVFCADLIREINLDVRMDFMVVSSYGTSTDSSGTVKIIKDLDVDIENKNVLIVEDIIDSGLTLSSLVAALKTRKPKSLRLCTLLDKPERRTSDIKVDYVGYVIEDKFIVGYGIDYAEKYRNLPYIGIVEDI; from the coding sequence ATGTATAAATTAAATGGAGTTCTGTACTCAGCAGAAGAAATAAAAGATAAAGTTAAAGAACTAGCAAGTCAAATAGAAAAAGATTATGCTGGAGAAGAGTTACTAGTAGTTGGAATATTAAAAGGTGCTAGTGTTTTTTGTGCTGACTTAATAAGAGAGATAAATTTAGATGTAAGAATGGACTTTATGGTTGTTTCAAGTTATGGAACATCAACTGATTCATCAGGTACAGTTAAAATAATAAAAGATTTAGATGTAGATATAGAAAATAAAAATGTATTAATAGTAGAGGATATAATTGATTCAGGTTTAACTTTAAGCTCATTAGTTGCAGCTTTAAAAACTAGAAAGCCAAAATCATTAAGACTTTGTACATTATTAGACAAGCCAGAAAGAAGAACATCAGATATTAAAGTTGATTATGTAGGATATGTGATTGAAGACAAATTTATAGTTGGATATGGGATAGATTACGCTGAAAAATATAGAAATCTTCCTTATATAGGTATTGTTGAAGATATATAA
- a CDS encoding phosphatase PAP2 family protein: MGSQLDILMYLQSIRNELLTGIFTFFTICTEVPVITVLTGVIYWCINKKAGQRTLFALCGSLNINAWIKNFVKMPRPIGTEGLESLRVETATGYSFPSGHTQTATTFWTSMMYLFRKSWIYIIGILMIIGAGISRLYLGVHWPMDVIVAWGFGIVLSIIFIKLFDYIDDSKNYYILVILMLIFGVCTYFVGGEDLYKMFGLYTGFALGYMVEDTFINFSTENETRRKNIFAKKTSKNEGLGKKILRFVVGIISLLAVYLLLNYVQDTLIVNKAEEIINIIKYLKYTIVVFWGVAGAPALFKLFKLA; encoded by the coding sequence ATGGGATCTCAACTGGACATATTAATGTATTTGCAAAGTATAAGAAATGAGTTACTTACAGGTATATTTACATTCTTTACTATATGCACAGAAGTACCAGTAATAACCGTATTAACAGGGGTAATATATTGGTGTATAAATAAAAAAGCAGGGCAAAGAACTTTATTTGCGCTTTGTGGAAGTTTAAATATAAATGCATGGATTAAAAATTTTGTTAAAATGCCAAGACCTATAGGTACAGAAGGTTTAGAATCTTTAAGAGTAGAAACTGCAACAGGTTATTCTTTTCCTAGTGGACATACGCAAACGGCTACTACTTTTTGGACTTCTATGATGTATTTATTTAGAAAATCATGGATATACATTATAGGAATATTAATGATTATAGGAGCAGGAATATCAAGATTATATTTAGGTGTCCATTGGCCAATGGACGTAATTGTTGCATGGGGATTTGGCATAGTTTTAAGTATAATATTTATAAAATTATTTGACTACATAGATGATAGCAAAAATTACTATATATTAGTAATTTTGATGTTAATATTTGGAGTTTGTACATATTTTGTTGGTGGAGAAGATTTATACAAAATGTTTGGTCTTTATACAGGTTTTGCACTAGGTTATATGGTAGAAGATACTTTTATTAACTTTAGTACGGAAAATGAGACTAGAAGAAAAAATATATTTGCTAAAAAAACTTCAAAAAATGAAGGTTTAGGTAAAAAAATACTTAGATTTGTAGTAGGGATAATATCATTATTAGCAGTTTATTTGTTGCTTAATTATGTGCAAGATACTTTAATAGTTAATAAAGCAGAAGAGATAATTAATATTATTAAATATTTAAAATATACAATTGTAGTATTTTGGGGTGTAGCAGGTGCTCCAGCACTATTTAAATTATTTAAGCTAGCATAA
- a CDS encoding NAD(P)/FAD-dependent oxidoreductase, which produces MKTVVVIGGGPAGMMAASTAADNGANVILLEKQHRLGRKLLITGKGRCNITNDCDVEELIENVPTNGKFLYSAFYTFTNYDAITMFNSLGLATKTERGKRVFPQSDKALDVVKALERQVKDKKVKIILDAKVNKIIAKDNKIEKVIYNNNEVIKCDSVILATGGMSYPLTGSTGDGYKFAKSLGHTIISPKPSLIGIEVQENFVKDLEKLALRNVAITVISSKNKKIYNDFGELEFTEYGLDGPIIKSASCRMKDTSKENYKIILDLKPALDEEKLDKRIIKDFTKYTNKNFENSLDDLLPKKLIPIIIELSEIPRHLKVNQISKKQRLNLVYLLKNLTFTVKRYRPIEEAIVTSGGIKVSEINASTMESKIVNNLFFAGEIIDVDAYTGGFNLQIAYSTAYLAGTNC; this is translated from the coding sequence TTGAAAACAGTAGTAGTAATAGGCGGAGGTCCGGCTGGAATGATGGCAGCATCAACTGCAGCTGATAATGGAGCCAATGTTATACTTTTAGAAAAACAACATAGATTAGGAAGAAAGCTTTTAATTACAGGAAAGGGAAGATGTAATATTACTAATGATTGTGATGTAGAAGAGTTAATAGAAAATGTACCTACAAATGGTAAATTTTTATACAGTGCTTTTTACACATTTACAAATTATGATGCAATAACTATGTTTAATTCTCTTGGTCTTGCAACTAAAACGGAAAGAGGAAAAAGAGTATTTCCTCAAAGTGACAAAGCCTTAGATGTGGTAAAAGCTTTAGAAAGACAAGTTAAAGACAAAAAAGTAAAAATTATATTAGATGCGAAGGTTAACAAAATCATAGCAAAAGATAATAAAATAGAAAAAGTTATTTATAACAATAATGAAGTAATAAAATGTGACAGTGTAATACTGGCTACAGGAGGCATGAGTTATCCTCTTACTGGATCTACAGGAGATGGATATAAGTTCGCTAAGTCTTTAGGACATACAATAATAAGTCCGAAACCTTCTTTAATTGGTATTGAGGTGCAAGAAAATTTTGTTAAAGATTTAGAAAAATTAGCTCTTAGAAATGTGGCTATAACTGTGATTAGTAGCAAAAATAAAAAAATATATAATGACTTCGGAGAATTAGAATTTACAGAATATGGTTTAGATGGACCGATAATAAAATCTGCTAGTTGCAGAATGAAAGATACTAGTAAAGAAAATTACAAAATCATTCTTGACTTAAAACCAGCATTAGATGAAGAAAAGTTAGATAAAAGAATTATTAAAGATTTTACAAAGTACACAAACAAAAACTTTGAAAATTCGTTGGATGATTTGCTTCCAAAAAAACTTATACCAATAATAATTGAATTAAGTGAAATACCAAGACACTTAAAAGTAAATCAAATATCTAAAAAACAAAGGTTAAATTTAGTTTATTTATTAAAAAATCTTACTTTTACTGTAAAGAGATATAGACCAATAGAAGAAGCTATAGTTACTTCTGGAGGAATTAAAGTAAGTGAAATTAATGCCAGTACCATGGAATCTAAAATTGTAAACAATCTGTTCTTTGCAGGAGAAATTATAGATGTGGATGCATATACTGGAGGATTTAATCTACAGATAGCTTATTCAACAGCTTACTTAGCTGGTACCAATTGTTAA
- a CDS encoding alpha/beta-type small acid-soluble spore protein, with protein MATNNNNTKAVPEAKAALNQMKLEIANELGMSNYQQVDKGNLTARENGYVGGYMTKKLVEMAEQQMAGKGQQ; from the coding sequence ATGGCAACTAACAATAATAACACAAAGGCTGTTCCAGAAGCAAAAGCTGCTTTAAATCAAATGAAATTAGAGATAGCAAATGAACTTGGTATGTCTAACTATCAACAAGTAGATAAAGGAAATCTTACAGCTAGAGAAAATGGCTATGTAGGTGGATACATGACTAAAAAACTTGTTGAAATGGCTGAACAACAAATGGCTGGAAAAGGTCAACAATAA
- a CDS encoding manganese efflux pump MntP family protein: MGLIELLILAVGLSMDAFAVSICKGLSLRKVTFKECGKVGLYFGVFQGAMPLIGFILGVQFKDYITSIDHWIAFILLSFIGINMIRESMEKDEGGGIVDLTEAAVGEEEVNQLGFKNMIMLAIATSIDALAVGVTFAFLQVDIIPAVSFIAIVTFILSAIGVKIGNVFGIKYKSKAEFTGGVILILMGIKILLEHLGFLPFV, translated from the coding sequence ATGGGTCTAATTGAGTTATTAATATTAGCAGTAGGTCTTTCAATGGATGCTTTTGCAGTTTCAATTTGCAAAGGACTATCTCTTAGAAAGGTTACGTTTAAAGAGTGTGGAAAAGTTGGTCTATACTTTGGAGTATTTCAAGGAGCAATGCCTCTTATTGGATTTATATTAGGAGTACAATTTAAGGACTATATAACTAGCATAGACCATTGGATAGCATTTATTTTATTATCATTTATAGGAATAAATATGATAAGAGAGTCTATGGAAAAGGATGAAGGTGGTGGAATTGTAGATTTAACAGAAGCAGCTGTAGGAGAAGAAGAAGTAAATCAACTTGGATTCAAAAATATGATTATGCTTGCTATTGCCACTAGTATAGATGCTCTTGCAGTGGGTGTAACATTTGCATTTTTACAAGTAGATATCATACCAGCTGTTTCATTTATAGCAATAGTTACGTTTATTTTATCTGCTATAGGTGTTAAAATAGGAAATGTATTTGGAATAAAGTACAAATCAAAAGCAGAATTTACAGGAGGGGTTATTTTAATATTAATGGGTATTAAAATATTATTAGAACATTTAGGTTTTTTACCCTTTGTATAG
- a CDS encoding DUF1540 domain-containing protein, with translation MENGNLKCNATNCAHNESCECRAGAINVAGREAVTTSETGCSSFVDEANGGFTNSVDCGCTKPQDIKCEACNCKYNENECCAADDVRINANDASCETFAQK, from the coding sequence ATGGAAAATGGAAACTTAAAATGTAATGCTACTAACTGTGCACATAATGAAAGTTGTGAATGTAGAGCAGGAGCAATAAATGTTGCAGGACGTGAAGCAGTTACAACTAGTGAAACAGGTTGTAGTTCTTTTGTTGATGAAGCAAATGGAGGATTTACTAACTCTGTAGATTGTGGATGTACAAAGCCACAAGATATTAAATGTGAGGCTTGTAATTGCAAATATAACGAAAATGAATGTTGCGCAGCTGATGATGTTAGAATAAATGCAAATGATGCATCTTGTGAAACTTTTGCACAAAAATAA
- a CDS encoding GAF domain-containing SpoIIE family protein phosphatase produces the protein MKIKNLVEISSLVTESTNFFDIKDKIIEKMLEVVFPRKACVNLFYNSDYKHAYLVCSNSLDYIRETFKSDEAKGVKFDFYEDYPEYIHDAVEFKKIIYIKNVFEDERAIKERDLAKYEKYTGRVVFPLIYNKKVVGFMTCFLDEDDILKDEDIDFVSSIASLIALSIEITEKNSQKNFVIDKLRSSLELISEATRKLYQNKNIDEFLVHLSDIAKKTTKSQDSVILIDKNNCKNKIFRSYCKLDERDTNMEDTVNLLLSKNVQGQYVNDREKSKEINLNVDTYIFYKLSNESESIGVILCTDGKKYEDDDLNILSILSKQVTVAMQLYDYSEKNVKHKLIAKELNILNKQQKLIMNDSKMECNNEKELEFYHRPATVVGGDFYYAHKIDDKRVAYIIADVMGHGIVANYMVAMIKGAFKTLCYQYKTPGEIATHLNKILYEEFDKMGVFATALINVFDTERNILSVSNAGHYSPIIIDENGEVVESLNCKKGIPIGVLPEGEYHSNTFSVENYPMIFMFTDGILEIKNNDKEEFGIDRLKGFVENNYKNNKNKIVENFKIEAEKFTGNDNFDDDILILMLKNI, from the coding sequence ATGAAAATTAAAAATTTAGTAGAGATATCTTCGTTAGTTACAGAATCTACTAATTTTTTTGATATAAAGGATAAAATAATTGAAAAAATGCTTGAAGTAGTTTTTCCTAGAAAAGCTTGTGTCAACTTATTTTATAATAGCGATTATAAGCATGCTTACTTAGTATGTTCAAATAGCTTAGATTACATAAGAGAAACTTTTAAATCTGACGAAGCTAAAGGTGTAAAATTTGATTTTTATGAAGATTATCCAGAATACATTCATGATGCAGTAGAATTTAAAAAAATAATTTATATAAAAAATGTCTTTGAAGATGAAAGAGCTATAAAAGAGAGAGATTTAGCGAAGTATGAAAAATATACAGGAAGGGTTGTATTTCCTTTAATATATAATAAAAAAGTAGTAGGATTTATGACTTGTTTCTTAGACGAAGATGATATTTTAAAAGATGAGGATATAGACTTTGTGTCTTCTATTGCTTCTTTAATAGCTTTATCTATAGAAATAACAGAAAAAAATAGTCAAAAGAATTTTGTGATTGATAAACTTAGAAGTTCTTTAGAATTAATAAGTGAAGCTACGAGAAAGCTTTATCAAAATAAAAATATAGATGAATTCTTAGTTCATTTAAGTGATATAGCTAAAAAAACCACAAAGAGCCAAGATTCGGTTATATTAATAGACAAAAATAATTGTAAAAATAAAATATTTAGGTCTTATTGTAAGTTAGATGAAAGAGACACTAATATGGAAGATACAGTTAATTTGCTTTTATCAAAAAATGTTCAAGGCCAGTATGTAAATGATAGAGAAAAATCAAAAGAAATAAACTTAAATGTAGATACATATATCTTCTATAAATTGTCTAATGAATCAGAGTCTATTGGTGTAATTTTATGTACAGATGGAAAAAAATACGAAGATGATGATTTAAATATATTGAGTATATTATCAAAGCAGGTTACAGTTGCTATGCAACTTTATGACTATAGTGAGAAAAATGTAAAGCATAAGTTGATTGCAAAAGAGTTGAATATACTCAACAAACAACAAAAACTTATAATGAATGATAGTAAGATGGAATGCAATAATGAAAAAGAATTGGAATTTTATCATAGACCAGCAACAGTTGTAGGTGGAGATTTCTATTATGCGCATAAAATTGATGATAAAAGAGTAGCTTATATTATTGCTGATGTTATGGGACATGGTATAGTGGCCAACTATATGGTTGCTATGATTAAAGGTGCTTTTAAAACATTATGCTATCAATATAAAACACCTGGAGAAATAGCAACTCACTTAAATAAAATATTATATGAAGAGTTTGATAAGATGGGTGTATTTGCTACGGCTTTAATAAATGTGTTTGACACTGAAAGAAATATATTGTCTGTTTCTAATGCAGGTCATTATAGTCCTATAATTATTGATGAAAATGGTGAAGTAGTGGAGAGTCTTAATTGTAAAAAAGGAATTCCTATAGGTGTATTACCAGAGGGAGAGTATCATAGTAATACCTTTAGTGTAGAAAATTATCCAATGATATTTATGTTTACGGATGGCATATTAGAAATTAAAAATAATGATAAAGAAGAGTTTGGTATAGATAGGTTGAAGGGTTTTGTAGAAAATAACTACAAAAATAATAAGAATAAAATTGTAGAAAACTTTAAAATAGAAGCAGAAAAATTTACTGGAAATGATAATTTTGATGATGATATTTTAATTTTAATGTTAAAAAATATTTAG
- a CDS encoding flavodoxin family protein: protein MNKQNKVLIVNGSPRRSKNCSKIIENITKKLEENKINYEVLNIYRMNIDYCTACGYCERTGKCIIKDDMTPLYEAFDKSIGTIVVSPMFFQSISTKVKTLVDRTQAFYSSKYILKKPSIDIKKERRGMFIAVGGQPEYENQFLGGQLVMDLFFKCINTKLISNVYMSNSDEVAFSENMVFQEVLNEAVINYIKEINDLM from the coding sequence ATGAATAAACAAAATAAAGTTTTAATTGTTAATGGTAGTCCAAGAAGAAGTAAAAACTGTAGTAAAATAATTGAAAATATAACTAAAAAGTTAGAAGAGAACAAGATTAACTACGAAGTATTAAATATTTATAGAATGAATATAGACTACTGCACAGCTTGTGGATATTGTGAAAGAACTGGAAAATGTATTATAAAAGATGATATGACTCCACTATATGAAGCTTTTGACAAATCTATAGGAACTATTGTAGTAAGTCCTATGTTTTTCCAAAGTATTTCTACAAAGGTAAAAACATTAGTAGATAGAACTCAGGCATTTTACTCAAGTAAGTACATATTAAAGAAACCATCTATAGATATTAAAAAAGAACGTAGAGGAATGTTTATAGCGGTGGGAGGTCAACCTGAATATGAAAATCAATTTTTAGGTGGACAACTTGTAATGGATTTATTCTTTAAGTGTATAAATACTAAATTAATTTCAAATGTTTATATGAGTAATAGTGATGAAGTAGCATTTAGTGAAAATATGGTATTTCAAGAAGTGTTAAATGAGGCGGTGATAAATTATATAAAAGAAATAAATGATCTAATGTAA
- a CDS encoding sigma-54 interaction domain-containing protein — MNLELYEILMREILINIDEGIHFIDNKGKTIIYNDCMEKIEKMSKTYVMSKSFMDIVDEMNIKNSTLLEVLNKKKIIENNMQRYVDKNGKEITTLNTTIPIINGNDFIGALEISKDITTIETLSEQVTNLKNNSTNRENKLEGRYKFEDIIGNSKLMKASIKKCEKASKSDASVFIYGETGTGKELISQSIHYASNRKEHPFIAQNCAALPESLFEGILFGTIKGGFTGAVDRPGLFEQANKGTLLLDEINSMPMALQAKLLRVLQEGYVRRVGGTKDIPVDVRVIATTNESPTQILNENKIRRDLYYRLNVINIEIPPLRERKEDISLLCDMFIKKYNRKLNKDVKGISYDSINYLKKHSWQGNVRELENVIYSTMSMMDNEKNIVPEMIHLNDYYNLKEKKTNENYSLDDLEYKTLDHIIGDVEEGYIIESLEKTGYNISKSAAILGINRQNLQYKMKKYNIKNFNK; from the coding sequence TTGAATTTAGAACTATATGAAATATTAATGAGGGAAATACTAATAAATATTGATGAGGGGATACATTTTATAGACAATAAGGGTAAAACAATAATCTATAATGACTGTATGGAAAAAATAGAAAAAATGAGTAAAACTTATGTAATGAGTAAGTCGTTTATGGATATTGTTGATGAAATGAATATAAAAAACAGCACATTATTAGAGGTATTAAATAAAAAAAAGATCATAGAAAATAATATGCAAAGATATGTTGATAAAAATGGAAAAGAAATAACTACATTAAATACTACAATCCCAATTATAAATGGAAATGATTTCATAGGTGCTTTAGAAATATCAAAGGATATTACAACAATAGAAACTTTATCTGAACAAGTAACAAATTTAAAAAACAATTCAACAAATAGAGAAAATAAATTAGAAGGAAGATATAAGTTTGAAGACATTATAGGGAACAGTAAGCTTATGAAAGCCTCTATTAAAAAGTGTGAGAAAGCAAGTAAGTCTGATGCATCAGTTTTTATATATGGAGAAACTGGAACTGGTAAAGAACTAATTAGCCAATCTATACACTATGCTAGTAATAGAAAAGAACATCCTTTTATAGCGCAAAATTGTGCGGCATTACCAGAATCATTATTTGAAGGAATTCTCTTTGGAACGATAAAAGGAGGATTTACAGGAGCAGTCGATAGACCTGGTTTATTTGAACAAGCTAACAAAGGAACTTTATTATTAGACGAAATAAATTCAATGCCTATGGCTCTACAGGCAAAATTACTTAGAGTGTTACAGGAAGGTTATGTTAGAAGAGTAGGCGGTACAAAAGACATTCCTGTTGACGTTCGAGTTATAGCAACAACTAATGAAAGTCCAACTCAGATATTAAATGAAAACAAAATAAGAAGAGATTTATACTATAGACTAAATGTAATAAATATAGAAATACCACCATTGCGAGAAAGAAAAGAAGACATATCATTACTTTGTGATATGTTTATTAAAAAATATAATAGAAAATTGAATAAGGATGTAAAAGGTATTTCTTATGATAGTATTAATTATTTAAAAAAACATAGCTGGCAAGGAAATGTAAGAGAATTAGAAAATGTTATATATTCTACTATGAGTATGATGGACAATGAAAAAAATATAGTTCCTGAAATGATTCATTTAAACGATTATTATAATTTGAAAGAAAAAAAAACTAATGAGAATTATTCTTTAGATGACTTAGAATATAAAACTTTAGATCATATTATAGGAGATGTTGAAGAAGGGTATATAATAGAGTCCTTAGAAAAAACAGGATATAATATTAGTAAATCAGCAGCTATCTTGGGAATAAATAGGCAAAATTTACAGTACAAAATGAAAAAATACAATATAAAAAATTTTAATAAATAA
- the ord gene encoding 2,4-diaminopentanoate dehydrogenase — translation MRKVRIGIWGFGAMGTGMANMILKKEGMEIVSVCSRSTAGKSIYDVLEIERGNRNEVIINGNYEEAFTEKNCDVVLLATDSFTKKAFDKIIYLLEKKINVISTAEQMAYPQADDPDLAKKMDEVAKENGVSVLGTGINPGFVLDLLVLALSGTCEEVDSISAKRVNDLSPFGKAVMVEQGVGVTKDEFLKGVENDTIAGHVGFVESINMITDGLGWKLDKIEQTKEPIMTTIDRKSKYGEALAGNVAGCRQCGYGYVNGEVLVEMEHPQQIIPEAEGTKTGDYISIKGIPNIDLQINPEIPGGIGTYAMIVNSIPLIINARPGLKTMLDIPVPRAIMGDVREQIEVELEEDVKVEI, via the coding sequence ATGAGAAAAGTAAGAATAGGAATTTGGGGATTTGGAGCAATGGGAACAGGAATGGCAAATATGATATTAAAAAAAGAAGGTATGGAAATAGTATCTGTTTGTAGCAGAAGTACTGCAGGTAAAAGCATATATGATGTTTTGGAAATAGAAAGAGGAAATAGAAATGAAGTTATTATAAATGGTAATTATGAAGAAGCTTTCACAGAAAAAAATTGTGATGTTGTTTTATTAGCAACTGATTCTTTTACAAAAAAAGCTTTTGATAAAATAATTTATTTATTAGAGAAAAAAATAAATGTTATTTCTACTGCTGAGCAAATGGCATATCCACAAGCTGATGATCCAGACTTAGCTAAAAAAATGGATGAAGTTGCTAAAGAGAATGGTGTAAGTGTATTAGGAACAGGTATAAATCCAGGATTTGTATTAGATTTATTAGTTTTAGCTCTATCAGGAACTTGCGAAGAAGTTGATAGCATAAGTGCTAAAAGAGTAAATGATTTATCTCCATTTGGGAAAGCTGTTATGGTTGAACAAGGGGTAGGTGTAACTAAAGATGAGTTCTTAAAAGGTGTAGAAAATGATACAATAGCAGGTCATGTTGGTTTTGTGGAATCAATAAATATGATCACAGATGGACTAGGATGGAAGTTAGATAAAATAGAGCAAACAAAAGAGCCAATAATGACTACAATAGACAGAAAATCTAAATATGGAGAGGCTTTAGCAGGAAATGTTGCTGGTTGTAGACAATGCGGATATGGATATGTAAATGGAGAAGTTTTAGTAGAAATGGAACATCCACAACAAATAATACCAGAAGCTGAAGGAACTAAAACAGGAGACTACATATCAATAAAAGGAATACCAAATATAGATTTACAAATAAATCCTGAAATACCTGGAGGAATAGGAACTTATGCAATGATAGTGAACTCTATACCTCTAATAATAAATGCAAGACCAGGACTAAAAACTATGTTAGATATACCAGTACCTAGAGCAATAATGGGTGACGTAAGAGAACAAATAGAAGTTGAATTAGAAGAAGATGTAAAAGTAGAAATATAA
- the ortA gene encoding 2-amino-4-oxopentanoate thiolase subunit OrtA, whose amino-acid sequence MDAKCNDWVIIHNLVLTPDERAPQVPDDTKKVPLEMWVKGFVQKDANVGDLVEVKTITGRFVKGNLVQVNPYYTHDYGKCIPELLQIGIQGKEILFGGEDNE is encoded by the coding sequence ATGGATGCTAAATGTAATGATTGGGTTATCATACACAACCTAGTATTAACTCCTGATGAAAGAGCTCCACAAGTTCCAGATGATACTAAGAAAGTGCCATTGGAAATGTGGGTTAAAGGATTTGTACAAAAAGATGCTAATGTAGGGGATTTGGTTGAAGTAAAGACTATAACAGGAAGATTTGTGAAAGGTAATTTAGTACAAGTAAACCCATATTATACTCATGACTATGGTAAGTGCATACCAGAGTTACTTCAAATAGGAATTCAAGGAAAGGAAATATTATTTGGAGGTGAGGATAATGAGTAG